Below is a genomic region from Halodesulfovibrio sp..
ATGATTAGCGCTAAAAACGTTAATAAATATTTTTATATTCCTGAAGAGCTTCACGCTCTTAAAGATGTCTCCATGGAAGTTGCAGCAGGTGAAGTGCTTGTTGTTATCGGTCCATCCGGCTCAGGGAAGTCTACTTTTCTCCGATGCTTGAACCGTCTTGAGTATGCTAACAGCGGCTCAATTACCATTGAAGGTACTGAGGTATTAGACCCTAGCTGCGATATTAATGAGATTCGCGCTGAAGTTGGGATGGTATTCCAGTCTTTCAACTTGTTCCCGCATATGACTGTGCTTGAGAATATTACCATGGCTCAGCTGACCGTGCGTAAGCGTTCTAAGAAGGATGCAGAGCAAAAAGGTATGGCATTGCTGGAAAAAGTTGGTCTTGCACATAAATATAATGTGTATCCTGACCAGCTTTCTGGTGGTCAGCAGCAGCGTATTGCTATTGCTCGCGCTCTTGCAATGGACCCGAAAGTATTGCTGTTTGACGAGCCTACCTCTGCGCTTGACCCAGAAATGGTTGGCGAGGTTCTGGATGTTATGAAAAACCTTGCGAAAGAAGGTATGACAATGGTTGTTGTTACTCACGAAATGGGCTTTGCCCGTGAAGTGGCAGACCGTGTTGTCTTTATGGACGGTGGTCAGCTTGTTGAAGAGGGTACACCGGAACATTTCTTTACAAGCCCTGAACATGAAAGAACCAAGCTGTTCCTGAGTCAGATTTTGTAAGATAGAGTTAGACGTAGTTGAAATTGCAAAAAGCGGACTTATCACAAGTCCGCTTTTTTACTTTTTGCCGATAGCTTTTGCCTATACGTAAGCAAAGTATTGTTTTGATATTATAATCAAACAATATGTTGTGTTTTCAGAATAAATTACGTTATAGACAAAGGTGGTAGGCTTCTTTGTGAAAAATTTCATTTTTCTTGACTCTTACGGCAGGAACTTCCTACAAAAGGTGTATTGTTTTTGCTAAAAAGTTTCTCTAAGATATGAAATTGACTTGATTTAATTGTGTACCACTGTATTTTGTCAAGCCAGTGCTGTTGTTTTAGTATAGCACAATGTGATTTTTCTCTGTGTAAAGCAAATTTTTGGGCAACTTCAATGTCTTCACTTTTGTTTTACATTTTTACTCATGTAAAAACAAAATACGTTGGTTTGCAGGTAATCAAGAAGAACATCAAAAAATAACTTTCTGCAATGCATTGCAGCCATGATATATGAACGCACATTATTTCACAGCATCAAAAGCTCTTTCAAAGGGTGAAACTGTTTTTGTAGGTAGGAACGGAGACGACGCGCAGTTGTTAGCGACCATCAATACTACGCTGCCTCCTGCGTACTTTCCTGTTGGAACCGTTTTTTCAGCTAATGGCAACAGCTCATGTCCATACTTTATGGTTGTTCAGAATGGATATTCTCCAGCACAACATGGAGTTCATTCTGTTGAAGGCATGTGGGTTGAAATGCTCTGCGATCTTCAACAAGATTCTTGTGTAGTAGCAGCACACAAAGAAGAACTGAGCCTCGCATGGGTTACACTTTCTGACAAAGGTGCTCGCAAGGAGCGCGTAGACGGAAGTGGACCTTTGGTTGAAAAGCTTGTGCGGGAGAAATATTCTCTCGCATATTCTCGAGGGTACATCATTGCTGATGAAGAGTTACAGTTGCGTCAATTGCTTTGTGATTTAGCATTGCGGCAGAAGTTTGATCTTATTGTAACAACGGGCGGAACAGGCGTAGCTCCGCGCGATGTTACACCAGAGGCAACCGTTAAGGTTATCGATCGACGGCTTCAAGGAATGGAGCAGGCAATGATGGCAGCCAGTTTGCAAAAAACACCGAATGCTGTCATTTCGCGTGCAATTGCAGGTACTCTCGGAACTTCCTTGATAGTGAATATGCCGGGTAGTACAAAAGCTGTTGCAGAAAATTTGGAAGCGGTTCTCCCAGCATTCGGGCATACTATTGCCAAATTGCAGGGGGATCCGGCAGATTGCGGAAACTAGGGAGAATCTGTGGTTTTTCAGCATGAGTGTCAGGGGGGCGGGATCGCCTATACAGATGAAAGTTTTTTTAAGGTTCGACTGTTTGATCTTGTCAGTGCACTAGCCCGTTCATTAGACATGGTGTCGCAAACTCTTGCAGGGCATCATACAAATGTCGGTTTTCTTACATCAAGCATAGCTGGGTGTTACGGCTTGAGTGACGCTGAGTACCGAAATATTGTGCTAGCAGCTATGCTGCATGATATAGGTGCTGTGTCACTGTATCCTGCCGTTGATTCATTATTGTTTGAAGATGACACGATTAAGCACTCCATCGCTGGTTCGGTCATAATCAGTTCGTCAAAAAAGTTACAAGATATTCCAAAGCTTGTGGAGCATCATCATACTCCGTGGGAAGAATTGCGTGAGTTGGATAGTTACTATCAACTAAGCAATATTATTAATCTTGCGGATTTTATTGATGTGAATACACGTAGAGATCGCCCCGTGCAGGATCAAATACCGGATTTGATTTCGCTGTGTAAAAAACACAAGGGCACAATGTTTAATCCTGATTACATTGAGGCTCTGCGCGAGGCTGAATCAAAGCCCCATTTTTATCCAAACCTTCGAGCTGCACACGCACAAACAACATTAAATATTTCATCGCAATTTGATGAAGATGTTCTTGATGCAGACGGTGTGCTGGATTTTACTGGGCTATTTGCGACGGTTATTGATTTCCGTAGTCGATTTACAGCAACGCACTCTCAAGGTGTTGCTGTTACATCGTGCGTGCTTGGTCGCTGGCTCGGCTTCAATGAAATCCAGCAAGTGTTGTTTCAAATAGCAGGGCGGTTGCACGATATCGGAAAGCTGGCAGTTCCTGCGGCGTTGCTGGAAAAAAATGGTCGATTGACGAGTGAAGAATTTGCCATCATCCAGCGGCATGCAACATATACGGAGCATATTCTGTCTGATATCCCAGGACTGGAAATTATTCGCGACTGGGCATGCCAGCATCATGAGCGATTAGATGGTACCGGATATCCGCATGGACTTTCTGGTGATGATATTTCGCTTGGCTCACGTATTCTTCAGGTTGCAGATGTGTTTACCGCAATTACTGAAGATCGACCATATCGTAAGGGTATGGACTTTGCGCAGGCAACAAAAGTACTCAGGCAGCTTGGCGATTCTCAAAAGCTTGATCCAGTTGTTGTTGAAGTTCTTATTGAGCGGTATGATGAGATTAATGAACTGCGCTGCAAAGGGCAGATGCAGGCTCTTGAACATTTTTCTAATTATTCAGAAGTGCTGTATAGTAAATATGGCATTGTTGTTAAGGATGTTTCATGATTTCGGCTTCTACTCTTTTTGCTAAGTTTGGTGCTGTGTGCCGAATGGTTAAGATTGAGCACTCTATTTTTGCACTGCCGTTTGCATACCTCGGGCAGTTTATCGCGGCTGGCGGGATTCCTTCCTTGAAGCCGTTTTTGCTGCTTACTGTGGCAATGGTTGCGATTCGTTCCGTAGCAATGGCGTTCAATAGAGTTATTGATCTTCCGTTTGATTCTAAAAATCCGCGTACGCAACAGCGACCGCTTGTAACTGGTGAAATTACACCAATGCAGACATGGTTTTTTATTGCGGTGATGGCTGCAATTTTTGTTGTTGCGTGTTTCTTTATAAATGAACTCAGCTTTATGCTGTCTCCAGTAGCGTTGTTTGTGGCTGTGTTTTATAGCTTGCTCAAACGTTTTACATGGCTTTGCCATTTCTGGCTCGGTGCAGTGCTTGCTTTGTCACCGTTGGCAGGCTGGATAAGTGTTGACCCGCAATTTACTGTTCCGGCAGTACTTTTTGCATGGGGTATTTTATTCTGGGTTGCAGGGTTTGATATTATCTATTCATGTCAGGATATGGGCTATGACCGCACTGCGGGGCTGCACTCCGTTCCTGCACATTTTGGGCTTGAATCTGCATTGGTAATCTCTTCATTCTGCCATGTTGTGACAGCAATAATGTTTCTTATGGGAGGCTGGGCAGCAGGGCTTGGTTGGGCATATTTCGCCGTGTGGGCTGTTGTTTCCGGCGTGTTGTTCTGGGAACACTGCATCATCAGTGCTGATGATATGAGCCGGGTTAATATGGCGTTTTTTACCATGAACGGTTTTATTTCAGTTCTGCTGTTTGCTGGTGCTCTTGCTGGTATTTTTTATTAGCAGACTTAATTGATACAACGAAAAAGGGAGAGGCTGATTTTCAGCTTCTCCCTTTTTTTATTTCGTGACCGATAATAACACTGGCTGGTTTGTGTCCGGTAGCAATATTCCCCCAAGGTTCAAAATCCATGGAAAGAAGACGTCATGGGATAGAGATGAACCTACGTGCTTCTTAAGCGTATCAACTGTTGTTTCGTTAAGTTTGCGATAATCATCTGAATACCAGATAAAAAACGGGACGTTTCGCTGTTCGGGTGCTAGCGCGTTTCCGTGCCCAAACCGTCCCTCTTCTCCAAGCGATTCGCCGTGGTCAGAGCTATAGATAACGACTGCATTTTTATCTCTGACGAGTTCGATAATAGATGCAAGAAAGCTGTCTGTCGCAAGGATGCTGTTATCGTAAGCGTTGCTGACTTGTTGAGGTTGCATTTTCTCGTCATATGCATCCGGTAAGAATTTTTTGAATTCCTCAGGATATCGCGCAGCATAGTTTGCATGGCTGCCACGAGTGTGCAGTGTTATTGCCTGATTGTGTTGTGCATTTGCTACAAGTGTTTCTTGAAGAGGCGTAAGAAGCATTGCATCATAAAACTCGCCATACGAAACGTTACCCAGTGAGTTTCTGAAAATGCTATTGTCTACATCACCAATAGCTTTTGTCGTTGGAGTATCATTACTATTGAAACGGTCATTAGCTGATATCCAAGTCGTCTTGAATCCATGTTTTTTGAATAGCCCGAGGTAAGAACTCATAGTGGATTCAGGATGCTGACTGGTTGCTGGTGTAATCATCGCTGGAACTGAAAGGCGAGTGTATGCCGCAAACGATTGAATTCCCCCAAAGTTGATGAGATTTTTTTCTTTTATCAATTTAGGGGTGGTTTCTCGCGGGTATCCGTTTATTTGAAAACGGTCAGCGCGGGCAGATTCGCCGATGACAACAATAATGTGCAACGGCTTCTTTTGAGGAATAAAAATAGAAGGCAGCTTGGCACTGCTTTCGCGTTCACCCTGCGTAAGGTTTTCGAAATATTGTCCAGAAAATTCAGCAATACAGGTTATAACTGAATACGGAAAGATATACTTGGTTGCTGTAATAGGGCGAACAACCCGTACATGCGGGTTTTTTTTATATTTGCCCAACAAAAAAGTTGTAGGCAGCAAGACAATGAAAAGGATTGCGACGACCTTACCATTAAATTTCCCTGAAGAATGTTTTAACAGGTAGGTAAGGATGCTTGTAAGTAATAGGGCGATTGCGCCAAATATGATGAGTTCTGTTGTTATGAACTCACCAGCTTCGCCTGTAGTTGTCTCTAGCAAAAGAAAAAGAAGTTCTTTGTCTATTTTTATGCGATAAACACCATAAAAGTAGCTTGTGATGGCGCTTGCAAAAAAGATGGGTGGAATTGTGTACACCGCAAGTTTGCGTATGTGGCAAACCAAATACATAACGAAGAAATTAAACAGAAGCAGATACGCAACAGCTGGAAGTAAGTAGGCAATTGGAAGTCTTACAATGTCTGGAAGCATTAAGACTGAGAAGAGGAATGAGAGCAACGCTGCTAAGTTCATTTTTTTCAACGCATGACTCCTGAATGGATGATGTCAAAAAAGTGAAAGTTGAGTGTCAATTAGAACTTTGCAGATATGCCAGCTACAGGCAAAAAAAACAACCCCTCACTCTTGAAAAGTAAGGGGTTGCATTATTTTTGAATAAAGAACGGAAGTTGTTAGCCCGCTGCGAGCAGTTTTCCTTCAATAAAGTCTGTAACTACAGCAACAGGAGCATTTACTGTAATGCCTTTAACAAGAGAAATGTGTTTCTCTTTCAATGCATCACATGTGTCCTGTGGTACATCCTTCGCTAATACATAACCTGTATCAAGACGTTCAAGGAAAGAAGCAGTGGCTTTTGCTTCGTGTTTAGGAGCATCTACTGTTTCTGTAGAAACGATTTTCTTGGTTTCAGCATCAGCAGTGGCAATGACATATTGTTCAGCAAGATGCATGGAAGGCGCCAATGTTCCTTTAGCCACAGGCAGAGCAACTTTAATAGTGCCTTTGTGTGGTGGCAGTACTGGATGCAGCTTGTGGGAAGGAGCAGCGCCATCATCAAGCATGAGGATCGGCTTGATGATTTTTTGAATGCTTTGTGCAGTCGGGCTTTCTTTTTGAACAGAAAGGAATGCATAACCTTCGTCACCGGAACGAACAATTTCCGGATCAAGTGGAATGTCACCAAGGAAGCGTACGCCTACTTCTTTAGCAAGATCTTTACCGCCGCCTTTGCCGAAAATGTTTTCTACATTACCGCACTGTGAACACACAACGCCGCTCATGTTTTCGACAATACCCAGAACCTGATTGCCTACGTCGCCTACAAAGGTAACGGAACGACGAACGTCGTCAATAGCAACACCCTGAGGTGTTGTTACAATAACAGCCTGTGCATCATTACCAAGTAGCTGCATAACAGAAAGTGGTTCGTCACCTGTTCCTGGAGGGCAGTCAACAACCATGTAGTCAAGGTCGCCCCATACAACATCAGAAAGTAACTGTTTGATGAAGCCCATTTTTACCGGACCACGCCAAACAACAGGCTGGTAGGAGTTAGGGAGCAAGAAGCCAAGGGACATAACGGAGAGGTTTTCGCTCCATGTCACAGGCTCGATGAAAGATTCTTCAATATGAACTTTGGAGTCGCGCATGCTTAAAAGGCGTGGCACGCTTGGGCCGTGTACGTCGACATCAAGTAAGCCGACTTTTTTACCTGCAAGAGAAAGCCCGATAGCAATATTGGTGGCAACGGTACTTTTACCAACGCCGCCTTTACCGGACATAACAACAATTTTATGTTTAATACGGCTTATAGTACGGTGCATACGTGCTTCGCCAGCATCCAGTTCAGTAGGTGCTCCGCCGCATGATCCAGAAGAGCAGCTACCGCTGTTGCAGTCAGAACTCATGATGGTCTCCAAACAGTTGGCTAGTGCCGCGTTGTAAAAATCAGCCTGTCAGGTGCGGCAGTTAATAGAGGCAGACTGTGTATAATCGAAGTATAATGTCAGTAGTCACTAACGTGAGGGTTGTCTAGAGGCTACTGTGTTTTTTATTTTTCAGCAGTTTGATTTCAGATACTTATCTAAGATTTTTATGAAAAAAAAGCCCCCGAAATACGGGGGCATTTGTATGTACAATTTTTGTATCGACTAATTACTTCTGCTTTGCAGCGTGTGCTTCGCGAAGCCAGTTGTACCATGTATCAAGACCATCGCTGGTGGTGCAGGATGTCTGGAATACTGGCATGTCTTTATTTAACTGGGTGGCAAATTTAATGGCACGTTCAACATCAAACTGAACGTATGGAAGTAAATCGCACTTGTTAAGAATCATCGCTGAAGATTTTTCAAACAGGGCAGGATATTTTTCCGGCTTGTCGTCACCTTCCGGTACGCTGAGAAGCGCAACTTTAAAGTCTTCGCCGCAGTCGAATTCTACCGGACATACAAGGTTACCGACGTTTTCGATAAAGAGAATGTCAATTTCATCCAGATCAAAATTAGCCAGTGCAGCAGTAATCATATTACTGTCGAGATGGCAACCGCCATCTGTATTGATTTGAACAGCTTTGGCTCCAGTTTCGGCAACTCTGCGAGCATCATTGTCTGTCTGGCAGTCACCTTCAATAACAGCCATTGTAAATTCATTTTTAAGGTCTGTGAGAGTGCGTTCAAGAATAGAAGTTTTTCCGGCACCCGGTGAACTGATGAGGTTAAGAACAAGAATGCCGTGTTTAGCAAAAAGTTCTTTTAAATTTACTGCTATTTTATCGTTTGCTTCAAGTATGTTGCGTACTACTGGGATTTCCATGTGGGTCACTTACTCCGCTTCAAGATGATCTACGTAAAGTTCTTTTCCTGTGAGCACTGTGTGCCCGAATAAATTTTCGCACGACGGACACGGCATATAGAAAAGATCTGTCCCTTCCGGCGTAAACTCTGTAGAGCATTCACCGCAAGTGACAGTCACAGGAATTTCTTTAAGTTCCAGCTCAGCGCCATCTAACGAGGTCTCTTTTGTTTGTACTTCAAATGCAAACTCAAGTGCATCTGGCACAAGGTTTGTTAATTTGCCGTAACAAACGCGAACCATCAGTAATTTAGAGGCATTATGCTTCGCCATCTCTTCCTTGACGATATCAATTAGACTTGCTGCTATTGCCATTTCATGCATTTCAGAAACGTAAAGCAAAAGATACTAAGCGTCCACAATGTTTTTTAAATACTAGTTTGATGTCCTAACATACTGTTTTCAACATAAAAAGCGTATGATAGGGTGCGTGCTACAGTATATGTTCATAATATTGGGGGCAATATATGAAAGAAGGCGTATATCACACGTCATCCAGTCTTTGGATTGGTGCCGGTGCAACAAGAAGAAAAAGTATTTCAAAGAGATACTGGTTTGCACGTACGGGGCCGGAAGGGTATATCGAAGTTCAGCTGCTTACAAGTAACCTGACTCCTATAGGTGACAAACGGCTGATTGAGTATGATGAGTTTGAAGATGAATATGTTTTTGAACCTGGTTTGCTTGCGCTTGAAGTTCAATCAACATCTATCGGCAGCGATAATGAAGTTATTGAATTGCTCAAGTTTGAACCGGATGATGGTACATCATCCACTGGGCGTAAGAAAACACCTCTTCACCATGAAGAGCGGGAAGCAACTGAGCAATTTGATAAAGGCATGAGCCTGCTGAGTGGCGGGTATGCAAAGCAGGGACGCAAGATTCTGCTTGCTGTACCTGAGAAAAATGTGAACTGGAAAAAGAGGCATAAGCACCTCTTTAATGGTTTTGGAACGCAGTTACGTAAGCAGCGTGAGCCGGAAATAGCATTAAAACATTACTTGAAAGCTGTTGAGCTTTCTCCTAATGATGACCACTTGTGCTATAATGTTGCCCGTGTGTATTATGATTTGCGAAAGATGGCTGATTGCAAACGATGGTTGAACCGTGCTCTTGTTGCAAACCCGAAATTAGAGCCAGCGCAAAAATTTCTGCGTGCGATAACGAGCAGGTCGCAATTACGATAATTTGAACGTCAGTAGGAAGTACGTTGTGTTGCATTTAGAATATAAAGGTGTGTATTCAACTTTTGAATATGAGCAGAACTCTGCGCCAGCAGAACAGACTAAGCGTAACTGGCTAGTATGGTTTACAGATAACGATACGGTCATGATCCAAGCTTTGTCTGTCCAAAATACAGTTGCAGGTCAACAGTACCGCCTGCGCATTGAAGACTTTATTCACAGGTTTGTAGAAGAGCCGGAGGTGCTGCTGCCGCCGCAGGTTCTTGCACACGCCCATCTTGTGGAACACGAGGCACGTTCTTTGCCGGATGAGCCATACAAGTTTGTGCTTAAAGATAAGTACGGTAGTGAAGTAACTCCTGAGCTTGTATCTTCTTCAGAAGCGTTGGAAATTGCGCGTAAAGAAGCCGAAAGGTTTGCTGAAGAGCAGAAAACACCTGAGAATGTATCCAAAAATTTGAAAGCAAGTTTTGAAGAAGCATTGGTTGCGTTGGAAAACGGTGATAGACGTAATGCTCTTAAGGTGCTGACAAAACTTGCTGAATCTAAAGAAGGCATTGTTCCTGAGCATAAGCATGTTTTTGCGGACTTTGGTTCTAATTTACGAAAACAGAAACTTCCTGCTGCGGCGTTGCAGCATCAGTTACGCGTAGTGGAATTGAGTCCGGATGATGACCATGCCTTATTTAATGTTGCCCGAGTGTATTATGACATGGGTGACTTTGGTAATACTATCCGTTACTTGAATCGTGCTATTTCACTCAACAAAAATTTACGCCCTGCAAAACTCTTTCTTGAGTATGTGCGTAGTGAGAGACGCTCCGGTAGATAGAATGCGTGAATATTGACGGGAGGGTGCGTGAACCGCAATATTATCATGCTGTTAGCATTAGCTTTAGTAGCTGGGACTGCTCTGATTGCCTTTAATAAATGGATGATGCGCGATGCTTACAGCATGTTGGACAAGAATTCGTCTGACATTGAGACGGCTGTTGAAGTGCAGAAAAACAGCGTGTTAGACACATTGGTTATAGAAAAAAGTACAGCAGATACAATTCAAGCAGTTTCCGGACAGCGAGAGCGATTAGTAAAAGATGGCACGGAGTCTGTTGTAGCAGTCTCAAAAGGACAGCCTGCTACCGTTCCTCAAACAAAGACTCGTGCACATCAACACGGTGATAGACCACGCCAGACGGTAAAGTCTCAGACAGGTGGAAAAGCTGCGACACAAGGGGGGCTGGAAGCGAGAACGTCTTCCCTTCATCCAAAGCGTACTCATCACTCTACGCCAAAACGTAGAGTGAAGAAGTCTTCTACGAGGGTGCAGAAAAAATTATCGCCGCTTGTGGCTGTAACGTATAAGAATCATACGTTACGGGTTACTGCTGAAAAAAAAATTACATATAAAATATTTGCATTGAAAAAGCCGGATAGAGTTGTTGTGGATGTTGTGGGACACTTCACTAAAGCTCTACCGAATCCGAAAGTGACAGCGGATAGTGTTGTAAAGGCAGTCCGATTAGGTCATCATGAGGATAGAGTCCGCATTGTGTTGGATTTGCAAAGAAAAATGTCTCCTAAATGGGTTGTGAACCACAGCGGAAAAAATCTCTCTGTAGCAATGCAATAGCGTTTAGAATGTGCTTTATCCAGAGTCGTAAACCAAAAAAAGAGCCGGATTATCCGGCTCTTTTTTTACGTGATACAATATTATTTTTTTATTTCAAACCCAATACCGGTGATGGCATTTTCAATAGTTTCTGTAGGAACAGGGCTTGCTTCCTTCCATTCAACATTTCCAGAAACAAGGTCTATTGAAACATCAGAGATGCCTTCGATGGCTTCAAGTGCGGTAGTAACTGCTTTAACGCAGTGCTGACATGACATTCCGGTAACAGTAATTGCTGGCATTATCTAATCCTCATGCAACTGTTTAAAAAGAATTGTATTCACTCGGTCTCAGGAGTAGCATATCGAAACATTAGGTACCACTCAACCATCCAATATCGATTTTTGTGCGGTGCCAGAAAAGTTTTTTGTAATTTTTGTTCGAAACAATGAGGTTTGCTATGACTGATAACCATATCGAGTCAATTGATCCGGTGCAGCTCAGTAAAATTACAATGCCTGTTAAAGGTATGACGTGCGCGTCTTGTTCTGCCCGTGTTGAAAAAGGGGTGTCTGAGGTCGCGGGGGTTTCCAGTGTTGCAGTAAATTTGGCAACTGACTCCATGCAAGTAGATTTTGATCCAAACCAAATAAGTATTGCTGATATTGCGCAAAAAGTTGCAGATATCGGGTACGAAGCGGTAGCACCGGAAGAAGGTTCCAGTGACGGTGATATGCTGCGCTTTTCTATTTCTGGTATGCACTGCGCTGCGTGTTCAGCAAGGATAGAAAAAGTAACATCACAAATGCCTGAGTTTTCTTTTGTTGAGGTAAACCTTGCAACAGAAATTGCCAGAATCACTCCTGCAGAAGGCATTTCCAAAGAAGTTGCCATTACAGCGTTTACTGAAAAAGTGGCAATGCTGGGGTTTGGCGCAACCTTGCAGGAAACTGAAGGTGCAGGGGCGCAAGATGTAACAGCTATGTGGGAAGAGCAGCAGGAATCTATGCGTGCTCGTCTAGCTGAAATGAAAGCTAAGCTCATTCCTGAAATAATCTTTGCTGCTCTCTTATTGATTATTGCTATGACTGACATGACAGGGTTGAGTTTGCCTGAGTGGTTAGCTCCTCACTCCTCGCCAAGAACTTTTTCTCTTGTCCAATTGATTTTGGTTATCCCTATCATTTGGTTAGGACGTGATTTTTATATCCACGGATTTAAAAATCTGTTCAGGGGCGCTCCAAACATGGACTCCCTTATTGCTGTGGGAACAGGAGCCGCATTTGTTTACAGCTTGTGGGGGACAATCGAAATTTACCTTGGCATTGATGTAATGGCACGGGTAATGGATTTGTACTTTGAAGCAGCAGGCGTACTTATTGCTCTTGTGTCGCTTGGTAAATTCCTTGAAACTCGCTCTCGTTCACATACGTCCGATGCCATTAAGGGGTTGATGGACTTAACTCCGGATACTGCGATTCGGTTGGTAGATGGAGAGCAGCAGACAGTCGCTGCGACAGAAGTTGTTGCAGGGGATATTTTACTGATTCGCCCAGGTGAGCGTATCCCTGTGGACGGGGTTATTGTTGAAGGTGCTTCCAGCATTGATGAATCCATGCTGACAGGTGAATCGCTTCCGGTATCGAAAAAAGAGGGTGATACTCTTGCCGGAGGAACAGTGAACACACATAGCGTATTAACTATGAAGGCAGAGCACGTAGGCTCTGATACTGTTCTTTCGCGTATCATTCGTGTTGTGCAGGATGCACAAGGTTCGAAAGCTCCTATTGCTTCCATGGCAGATACTGTAAGTCTGTACTTTGTGCCAATTGTCATGTGCATCGCGTTGTTTTCAGGCATAGCTTGGCTGGTAGCAGGTGCTTCTTTCCCATTTGCATTGCGTATTTTTGTTGCAGTTATGGTTATTGCCTGCCCATGCGCCATGGGGCTTGCAACCCCTACATCAATAATGGTTGCAACAGGGCGCGGCGCACAGCTCGGTGTCTTATTTAAAAACGGTACAGCACTTGAACAGACAGGGCGCGTACAAACCGTAGTGTTTGATAAAACAGGTACAATAACACACGGCAAGCCGGAACTTGTTCATGTAGAAGTGCTTAATGGCATTGATGAGTCCACAGCAGTATCCTACGCGGCTTCACTTGAAAGCCTTTCTGAGCATCCATTGGCTACCGCTATTGTTAAGGGGGCAAGAGAACGTGGTGTGCCGCTTCTGGATACGCAGACAGTAACTGCGGAGTCTGGCAAAGGTATTTATGGTACTGTTGATGGTAAGACTATTCGGATAGGTAATGCGGCTTACGCAGGG
It encodes:
- the hypA gene encoding hydrogenase maturation nickel metallochaperone HypA — its product is MHEMAIAASLIDIVKEEMAKHNASKLLMVRVCYGKLTNLVPDALEFAFEVQTKETSLDGAELELKEIPVTVTCGECSTEFTPEGTDLFYMPCPSCENLFGHTVLTGKELYVDHLEAE
- a CDS encoding cation transporter, producing MPAITVTGMSCQHCVKAVTTALEAIEGISDVSIDLVSGNVEWKEASPVPTETIENAITGIGFEIKK
- a CDS encoding AMIN domain-containing protein encodes the protein MNRNIIMLLALALVAGTALIAFNKWMMRDAYSMLDKNSSDIETAVEVQKNSVLDTLVIEKSTADTIQAVSGQRERLVKDGTESVVAVSKGQPATVPQTKTRAHQHGDRPRQTVKSQTGGKAATQGGLEARTSSLHPKRTHHSTPKRRVKKSSTRVQKKLSPLVAVTYKNHTLRVTAEKKITYKIFALKKPDRVVVDVVGHFTKALPNPKVTADSVVKAVRLGHHEDRVRIVLDLQRKMSPKWVVNHSGKNLSVAMQ
- a CDS encoding heavy metal translocating P-type ATPase; its protein translation is MTDNHIESIDPVQLSKITMPVKGMTCASCSARVEKGVSEVAGVSSVAVNLATDSMQVDFDPNQISIADIAQKVADIGYEAVAPEEGSSDGDMLRFSISGMHCAACSARIEKVTSQMPEFSFVEVNLATEIARITPAEGISKEVAITAFTEKVAMLGFGATLQETEGAGAQDVTAMWEEQQESMRARLAEMKAKLIPEIIFAALLLIIAMTDMTGLSLPEWLAPHSSPRTFSLVQLILVIPIIWLGRDFYIHGFKNLFRGAPNMDSLIAVGTGAAFVYSLWGTIEIYLGIDVMARVMDLYFEAAGVLIALVSLGKFLETRSRSHTSDAIKGLMDLTPDTAIRLVDGEQQTVAATEVVAGDILLIRPGERIPVDGVIVEGASSIDESMLTGESLPVSKKEGDTLAGGTVNTHSVLTMKAEHVGSDTVLSRIIRVVQDAQGSKAPIASMADTVSLYFVPIVMCIALFSGIAWLVAGASFPFALRIFVAVMVIACPCAMGLATPTSIMVATGRGAQLGVLFKNGTALEQTGRVQTVVFDKTGTITHGKPELVHVEVLNGIDESTAVSYAASLESLSEHPLATAIVKGARERGVPLLDTQTVTAESGKGIYGTVDGKTIRIGNAAYAGVEHNTDVLARMKEQALQGRTALIMSVDDEPALLLAVADTIKPEASFVVRQLRKRNIDVVMLTGDNSVTAAAMAKQAGIDTVISEVHPEDKSDTIKELQSKGHLVAMVGDGINDAPALATADVGIAMGTGIDVAVEAGDVVLMSGELTGVVTAVELSRAAVKNIKQNLVWAFGYNTLGIPVAMGLLYALFNGPTLSPMIAGGAMALSSVSVVSNALRLRWFTPSK
- a CDS encoding tetratricopeptide repeat protein, translating into MKEGVYHTSSSLWIGAGATRRKSISKRYWFARTGPEGYIEVQLLTSNLTPIGDKRLIEYDEFEDEYVFEPGLLALEVQSTSIGSDNEVIELLKFEPDDGTSSTGRKKTPLHHEEREATEQFDKGMSLLSGGYAKQGRKILLAVPEKNVNWKKRHKHLFNGFGTQLRKQREPEIALKHYLKAVELSPNDDHLCYNVARVYYDLRKMADCKRWLNRALVANPKLEPAQKFLRAITSRSQLR